Genomic segment of Malus domestica chromosome 15, GDT2T_hap1:
taatctaacactttaaaataaagggggatttggttttgacgaaattgaaaacaagacaaaactttgtaattaaaacagattgtagaaCGAATTTGAATGAagcttatggatggaaggctagctaggaggttcttctccacacatgtcacacttgcatacaaaacgatctccaattgcttttcgatacactatgaatactcaatgccccagattaaccgtgaattgcactaattaaccctcagttttttcacaagttattgagttggatgattgcatacgataacccaaaacattccctacaagttccctacatgaattgcataatagagatacaagcaagaatcattaaattctatgaaaaacataagcattgatgaggatctcgaagaccttctcatacagctcttggaggatctcattcttcatcgttatcttgttgttctgagcctccagctTATCGACTTTtgcctgaagagcaaacttcttttgttccttctttcgttgtttcgcaccaggtgcaaaaagggtgtcattctgtgtgatgtggcttccttcgctccccatgttggaaagggatgcctggtcaaaagagagtgtacgaatggtggaaaccagcttaacaaagctaaagagagtgggaataagtgtcgttcccactgacggcgccaaatgttgatgcacaaaatcagtgagaattttggtacaacagaaagtgttaagttcattaccttcgctagattgctccgatcactagtgtggataagtatgtaaatggataaagacagggaagcaaacacaagatatacgtggtccacccagattggttatgtccacggagtagaagagttctcattaattgtgaagggtttacacaagtacataggttcaagctctcctttaatgagtacaagtgaatgatttagtacaaatggcattaggaaatattgtgagagaatgatctctatttatataaaagagtttctagtttcattctgacattgacacatgtcgtgttgtgattggcttctgatgttgacacgtgtcgtgctatgattggcttctgatgttgacacgtgtcgcgttgtgattggcctcctagtttgagggaaactcttatgggtccttgatggtataacattgaccgatgctcagtagtttcgagatttgtcaagtatggtacaaacattttgaattgtattttctgTCACATTCCGACTCgggctccaccacatcccgggctcgactcatCCATAGTAccatattatccgctttgggccctaaccacgccctcacagttttgtttctgggaactcacacgagaacttcccagtagatcacccatcctaggattgctctcgcgcgaactcgcttaacttcagagtttcgatgaaacccgaagccagtgaactcctaaaaggcctcgtgctatatggaggtgaaCATGTACATATACGACATAGAGGATcgactcccctgggtgatgtgggatctaacaatccactcCCATTGGGGGCCCGACgttctcgtcggcacacttccgaccaaggattggctctgataccaaattgtcacatcccgacctgggctcaacttcgccgtagcacgatagtgtctgctttgggccccgaccacgcccttacggttttgtttctgggaactcacatgagaacttcccagtggatcacccatcttgggattgccctcgcatgaactcgcttaactttggagttccaatggaacccgaagccagtgacctcccaaaaggcctcgtgctttatggaggtgagcatgtacatataagacatagaggatccacttccctggacgatgtgggatctaacattTTCAATATAGAACTTTCAAGTTCCTCTGGAGAAAAACATGGTTatatggatgaattttggaataATTCTTGTTGGAGGACCTTCATGAGTCACTCATCTTGATTGTGTCAAAATATCATATTTTTCGACCAAGCAGTTATTTTTTGGCAATAGAATAAAGGAGCAATGCGCAGTGTTGGAATAGTGATGTTTTAGGCttgaattgcgtttttggagcccaagatcacctctgatgggttcgtggccttctggagatgtgttcAGAACGGTTCTGTCTTCAAAATAAGCTATCATGGCCTGGATTTGGAGGATATCTGAGGctaaaacgtggctggacaAGTACTTGGCAGATTCTTCTAGCTTAATTAGGACTCATTTTtgcaaatattttattattattcttagTTTCCCAGTTGGAATAAAGGACCtgatttttagggtttgtgtgatGGCATTGCAGCATATATTGCTTTGCCGTTCTCAGTTTTAGTCTACATTTTCTTTTATGCGACTTGGAGACGgagagaattgctagggttcttgaagtttttctactttaaggtgttttcaatccttttctttataataatattttctatgatttcaattatgaatatgcgtaactaattcatTTTGCCAGGGCGAatccttgagccttagcatgaatatataatttttatttaattgcttatgaccgattgcatgcacactttgaattattaaccaccgtgattaaaactatctaattctcttaatgcttgatcaccattaggatttttagaaaaataatttgatgcaattttgattCAAAGGTTCCTTGAAATTGACATTGCCTTCTTgtaattaataattgtaatttcacttaagatgaacaccatgtcttaagggttgcataaTGTTTctaagggttttcataaagcataatgagtctctcatgttcagatttgatccgaacatCCTGACgaattgcatgttagatatacgttctatgttggagattccaagtaggatatatattaggaaaacttaaccttcaaagtggcatgtgtagatcataagtaattggtaaaactgCATAGGAttggtgatggtggaaccctagtgcattttctaaattggtatttaaaactcttttcttttatcatatttatttttaattaaaatttgtttttaatattatccaattccaaaatcttttttctcaatttttaattCTAAGTAGTTAAATATGAATtgtttttacataaattattaaaatagtcCTTGAGGAGAACGACATTGCAtgagcatctatactacaacatccttgtattcttgcaagtatttcatgTGATTTTGACCCAATTTGCATAGACGGTAAAAATCATATCAGTTAACATCAACTCGGGCACTTTCTCCTCTTATATGGCGTTAAAATCATGCAACTGCCTTGGAGTTCCAAAGAAAATATCTCGAACAGGTCTTCCATCTTTGCCCACTAAATACCACTTTCAACCTAGTCGGGCTGAATTCACCTTTGTAACTGGTGGTATCAGGCTCACGATTCTTTCAAGCCTTCCTTGTCTCATGCTGTTGCAGTTGGTTGGTTAAGGAGCCTTAACATCCACCCAGCGTGGCAACCTCGCCCCTTTATCTTCTACCTCTTCAGAAGTTTCAAAATTTCTAAACACTTCAGACAAGCCCTTAGGCTATGAATCTCCTCCCAACCTCTAAAACACATTCTTAGTAATCTACTTGTTTGTCTCAACAGCCCAAAGAGTACTTATGCGAGCATCATGTTATTCTATCTCTCTCATTCTAACAAATTCTCGATCAATGATGGCACCTGATACTAGTACCTCAAGCTcatactcacactcacactgaCATTTGCTACACAAACTACTCATTTGATCACAGCTACTTGGGGGTTATCAGGCAACCTTCTTTCTCCTCTTTCATCCAAGATAACTTTCCCTTTCCCCAATTAAAATTTATCATGTTGATTGAGGCTTCAGGGAATGAATCTATGCCAACCATCATGTTGGCCTGAGGTTTCTCCAGCAATAATTTCCCTTTGACTATAAGGTCTTAGATCCAATCTCTTAACTGCACACAATTAGCAATGGAGTGGTTGCATGTATAGTGGAGCTTCCAATACTTTTTCCCTCTAAGTTCTTTAGGTTTGGGCATCTTCTTGATGCTGCCGGGCAGGATTACTCGAGCCCTCACTAGTTCCTCATACATGTCTGCAGCCTTAGTTAAGTCAAAGGAATATGACTAATACTTTGGAGGCTTCATGGGTACAAAaccttcatcattcatcacgatCTTCTGGTCTTTGATGGGTTGAACCAATCCCTTCACCATCAAATGTGTGAAATGAGTGGTCATCTCTGTAGCACACAACTTTATCCCTTCTCCTAGGCTGTTATCATTTTCTCCCTCCTCTAGGCCTTTAAACTCCAGCTAATGTATTGGTACtttacttttataaaaaaaagggcaCTTTGGATGAGTGCTTCACTTGCTGTTCTTTTGCCAACAACTTCTCATACTTAGTGGCAGCAATCACCAGTTCTTGAAGCTCGTTAAATTGTACATCATAAAAAGTCTTCATCACGGTTAGTCTCAGAGCCTTCTGGGTGATGGCTGTGAGTTGAGCATGGTTGATTGGGAGCTGGCATCTTATCTTAGTTTTCCTGAACCTTATCATAAAATCCTCTGTAGACTTTTTGTTCATATTGCTTCACTTCCACCAGATCATTAATGGTCATTTCATGTTCCACCCTATACAACTGCTCATGAAATGTCATCTACATCTACCCCTAGTTGACAAtggaattggggggggggggctaaCAGACTCCATTGGGAAGCCAAGCCTACCAGTGAGTTTCCAAACAGTCTCAGTTTGTAGCTGGGGTTGTTCTCAAATGCCAAACAGtgatttgaaaacttaaaaatgTGATCTCTAAAAGACACATTACAGTCTTCCCCACTGAAAGTTGGGAATGCGGGCATTTTGAAATTGAGAGGGAAATGATTATGCTTATCAATGTACTCCGGATAAGGCTTCTGATATGTTATGCTAAACATTGGGCACACCTGCGATTGAGCATTATGTACTACCATCCTCTTTAATTCTGCCAGTTCATTCCTGAGTTGTTAGTTAACCATATTATTGTGTGGGGGATAGGGAGTCCCCCATTTCGGGCTATGATCAATGCCCAAATGAGCTTCCCTCTGTGGATCTGGCTGTCTCCATCTAGCTTTTCCTCATCCCTTTAGCCAATAGTGGTGCCTGTAAAGAAGAGGCTTGCCCCCAGCTATGGATAAGCCATTTCCGCTTGCTTCTCCCACCGAGTTAGACACATCAATCTTCATTCCTTCTTGCCTCACCTGCCCTCTAACATCTAGTGGTGGTGGTAGAGGATCGGGCAAGCTTGCTTCATAAAACTCTTCGTCTTCTTGCCTACTGGTTTCAGCCTCTTTCTTCATTTTCcctttgttcttcttttccCCAAGTAAGGGGAATAAATGAATTACTGGTTCCTTTTCTAGGCTTGCGTCCATGATTCTTTCCCTAGTATAGCCATCATTCGATTAGGGTGTACTCTGACTCCAACTTTCTTTGTAGAGTTCTTGTTAAGGAACACAGCCTGCTAACCTATCATCTGGTCTCCAAAGAGATTTTCTCCATACTCCTCAGTACTTGAGCCATGGTGGCTTGAAAATCTTCATTAGTGACTTTTCCACTTGACTTCTCAGAAGAAGTCGGGCTCCCCGAGGTCTTGCCTATCGGGCAAGGTTTGTTGCTTGGTGTGCTGCAATATGAGTTTGCTATTAGTTTGAatgatgcctttgtggggccttttgtttggccttgaggctcacaatcaaaactaatatAGATCTAAACATGTCACTGTTATCTTTGTATAACATAttgttctttttaattttttaactggTTGATTACTTACGCCACAAGTTACTTAGACTTCTTGATCTTACTGGATTGTTACAGATAAGTTAAGTCTGTATAaggttctttttcctttttcttgccTCGTAAACAAGGAGTTTTACTCATGATATTATTTGTCCAGGCAAAGGGAGTTCAGGGCCCCTTCAACTATTTCTTTGATTATAGTTAACATTAAAGAAGCAAGGTTAATTAGTTTAGCCCGATTAATCATCAAATTAAAACTTTGAATGAAAAGCAGTTGAAATTGATTTAAAACATGAAGGAAGATGCATTAAACAACAGATCTACTTTACGTAAGTACAAACAAAAGAGACTCGGGCAAGATTATAACCTTGTCAGGCAAGGTTCATCTTCTTGCAGCCACTTCTCTTTGTGCTTTGCAAGGGTTGTAATCTTTGGAGAATGAAAGGTAAAACAAGTTTTACTAAAGGGATTCGATACTACAATGTTGGGGAAAAGTAGCATAGCTTCTAAATATTGACAAAAGATGCCTTTCTACAGTGAATCTATGACGAAAAGAACAGAGTCTGGACAAACTAAAGCTTTCTGGCTTCTTGCTTGTCTGAGAGCAAAGTGGGATGtcttttgattgattggttaagtgtccttgtctctgggaTCCCCTGCTACTTTTTTAGACATTTTAGCCCGACTATCCAAGCTTTGGCTTTTGGCGATGTCCTCCAGAACATGGCGAGTCACCACTTATTTACCCATCCATACCCTCGAAAAGTACTTTTTGTTGGGGTGAGATGCCCTTATGAGTGTCACTTCTCTCATAGGCCTATTGCCTATTCCTTGGcaaaaatgatttttaattcTTCTTGGGTTGTTGCCTTGTATGTTCGAGCCCAATCCTCCCtttgcttttgtgtttttaggtctTCACTCTCACTAAGCCCAGCATTAAATATCCACTCAAACATTTTGTATAACAAATAAATGTATGAAACAAAGAAGCAAGTTCCAAATTTTCGAATTGGTTTCTAGAATATTCAAATACATTCTAATTCCTATTAAACATTtattgaatttcaaaaaaaaattggatcgaCATTTGAAATTTTTCTCCCGAAATCAATTGAAATCGGATTTTCTTATCTAAGTTGGACTCTATGGGGCCATTTAGTATATGgtctatattattttttatttacaagtaaaaggtcttagattcggttcttggcaaaaacaaatttgaacccaattattataattagctCATTGTGGAAGTTTAGTCCACTCTCTCActctataatatatataattttgtatGTATTGAAAAGTTGGACCATAGACGGTAGTACCAAAGTTAGCCATCCTGCTTAGACTTGGCGATCATGTcttgttttccgtgttcgtgttgTAGTTTCGTGACATTTTGATATCTTAACGGATCGTGTCGTGTCAAATTTGTTAAAATGAACGGGttatatgacccgacccgaactCAACTCATTAAATTGACAGGTAATATAACCCAACCCATTAccaattaaagaaaatatattttacttcAATAACTAATCAAATGGAGAACGTCatactaaattaatatctacaTACGtattgtcacataaatttttacttcaaaacaaaagaatgcatttgtctttcaagtattatatatatacctcaaaataagagtctaataaaaaaacattagtacatgcaaattaaaaaatgaacaaAGTTTTTTAAAGGTTGTGGAGCTTTCTTGAAAGTCAAAATGTTGCCAATGAGACTGAAAACTTGCACGTTGTTTTTTGACAGCAAaacccttcaattttcatcaatcaacAAAGGAAATAGTACTGGTCTTCAAGAGTTagattgatgatgttttcaataAGACTTTCCACATTAGCACTCTCTTCTACATAAACTAAGCATGGAAAAATAAACGGTAAGTTAGATTAAATTCTATTTCTAttatagtaatttttttttttttttagtttaaagtCACCAACTAATGGGTTAAAATAGGTTACCCGCATATAGACTTGTATTAACGGATGACTCGATAACAACACAATTAGTTAACGTATTAACtcaaaatttgttatttttgtgttattcGTGTTGTGTTAATAGGCCGTGTGAAAAAATTTCAAGCCTAAATCTAATCTTGGGCATCCCACCTGATTCTTctggaatgaggatcctctccggatcttctTTGTGAAGATCCTGGGGATCCTCTATCATGTacattcattgtacatcgtacggttagaaatcattttaaaatttttatataaaattgaatacaaataatatttgacaaaaactgactACATAATTTACGATGAACGGATACAATTAAATGATTCTCTGAATCCTTAGGATCTGGATCCTCGTTCTTTCTTCAGTCCAAACAAATTGATGTGGCAGACTAAATGGATAATCGGATAAAACCCCGTGGACGCTCAACTCCTTTCGCCAAGAGGCAACCAACCATTGGATGTAACCAAGTGGATCCCACACTCAACTTTCCTTAATTCCCACTCAACACTGACAAAGCAGCGGCAAAGGAGAGAAGAGGCTGAGGGAGTCTGTTACAGGACAGTTAGTCCACTCCACCGCCGCTAACTGAAAATCATTTAATAACCTAAGAAGCTTCTAGATCCTTCTCCTCCATGGCTGACGCCGCGAAATCCACGGGAACGGTCAAGTGGTTCAGCGCGCATAAGGGGTTCGGCTTCATGGCTCCCGACGACGGCGGCGAGGATCTCTTCGTCCACCAGACCTCGATCCAATGCGACGGCTTCCGGACCCTCTCGGAGGGCCAGACCGTCGAGTTCCTCGTAGATTTCAGTGAGGATGGACGCACCAAAGCCATCGACGTCGTTGGAAATATCACTCGATCCCGCCGTCCCGGCTTTGACCGCTACCGCGGTCGTGGTGGATATGGAGGGAGAGGCGGCGGAGGCGGTTATGGAAGGTTTGGTGGACACCCTGGAGGGTATAATCTAGCGAGAGGCGGCGGAAGGCGTGGCGGTTACGGCAGAGGTCGTGGGGGCGGCGGCGGTGAGTGCTACAACTGCGGTGGTATTGGACATTTGGCAAGGGACTGTACTCAGAGTGGTGGTGTGACTGGCGTCCCGAAATTTGGCGGCGGTGGACGCGGTGGTGGGGGATATGGTGGTAGAGGCGGCGGCAGGCGTGGTGGTGAATGTTATAATTGTGGAGAGGAAGGGCATTTGGCAAGGGAATGTCCCAATGATCAGAAATGATGATTTGGTGTGCGAATTCCTGTGGTTTCCCGCGCTTTTGTGTGGTTGGTGATTGCTTTTTTCACGAATCGTTGCTTCTTCTTGGGTAATTTTGTTAAGTCTTGCATGACTTGGGTGATTGTTTTGCATATATTAGATTAGATGGTAGTTTGTTTCTCCTTCTCCCATTCATTATTTTGGGTTCCTCAATTTTTATATCTATTCTTGTTGTTCATATATGGAACCTGTGAAAGCTGAAATTAATGATCATGTTTTGGTGTCATTTACCACTTGTATTCGTTTAGCGTTTGAATTAGTTGTCGTTTTTCGTGCTTTGATTAGGGTTGAACTGGATTTTTGTTGGACCTTATAGATTATCCTTGGAGTAATGTTATTTAGACACAAAACTGACTGCACACTCAACGTTATCAGTTTTGGATGTCTATAGGATTTGATGCATTTGAGTATTTGTAGTTTGACACCACGTACCGATTTTATCTTTGTTCCGCTTGGATACCTCTATATTAagtcttaacaacaaaaaatggcCCTCCTTTTGAAAGGGACGTTTAACTGTTATCACGGCCTTCTCATTTTTCTGGCTAGTGGTTGCGGATATAATATCTCGTCCTTTAAAATTGTTGTGGATGTTGTGGTCGCTGCTCAAATTTTATCGTTGGAAGACGATTTTATGGTTAAGCTGTTCTATTGAGTTATCATCAATTGAATGGCAGCAGAAGGGCAGACCAACAACATGCTTATTAATTCATTTCATCCGCTTCCTTTGGAAAGAATAAGAACCACTTATCCTAGTTGATAATCCATGAGAGGTTAATATTTGACGGGTCGAGATTAGATTTTTCCCTTTTCGGCATGATCAACATCACTTTAAGTGATTGCCTCAAGTGTCCTTGttcatctcaaaatcttaatattTCATGACATGTCATTTTCCTTCGCATTGAACATTCACTGTCCCTTTTTTTTCAACGAACACAGAGATGTATCCACAATTCCATGTGTGTATATCTGTCAGCGTAGGGTGTGTAAGTGAAAGGCTATTTGCTACGATAACTTGGTATTTGCAGGTTCAAGTCGAATGTTCAAGCTGCATAGTAGGTACATAGTTATGATGATTTGATCACGATaacaaacttcaagaacattttcaATCATCTGTCAAAGAGCTTGTGCTAATGTATGTACTTGCTGATGCCCTTCTAGAGCTACTTATCGCGAAGATGCACTTGCAAGTGTTACTGAAAATTTGCATCTCATTGTCTTTTTATCCATTTTAACTCCACAGCTCCACAGCTCCACA
This window contains:
- the LOC103401851 gene encoding glycine-rich protein 2-like gives rise to the protein MADAAKSTGTVKWFSAHKGFGFMAPDDGGEDLFVHQTSIQCDGFRTLSEGQTVEFLVDFSEDGRTKAIDVVGNITRSRRPGFDRYRGRGGYGGRGGGGGYGRFGGHPGGYNLARGGGRRGGYGRGRGGGGGECYNCGGIGHLARDCTQSGGVTGVPKFGGGGRGGGGYGGRGGGRRGGECYNCGEEGHLARECPNDQK